Proteins encoded together in one Microcaecilia unicolor chromosome 3, aMicUni1.1, whole genome shotgun sequence window:
- the HINT3 gene encoding histidine triad nucleotide-binding protein 3, which yields MASSAAGSEKEAAGGAERQLASSSCIFCRIVNNEVKSTELLPCENEDLICFKDIKPAAPHHYLVVPKNHIGNCKTLTKDHVPLVQAMVAVGRTILERNNVTDVEEIRMGFHWPPFCTVSHLHLHVLAPVSHVGFMSRLIYRVNSYWFITADQLIERLQLDK from the exons ATGGCTTCATCAGCTGCTGGCAGCGAGAAAG AGGCTGCTGGTGGAGCGGAGAGGCAGTTGGCGTCCAGCAGTTGCATCTTCTGTAGAATCGTTAACAATGAGGTGAAGAGCACGGAGTTGCTGCCCTGTGAG AATGAAGACCTGATTTGCTTTAAGGATATCAAGCCAGCGGCACCTCACCATTACCTAGTGGTGCCTAAAAACCACATCGGAAACTGCAAGACCCTCACCAAAGATCATGTGCCTCTAG TGCAGGCAATGGTGGCCGTAGGAAGGACAATTCTGGAGCGTAATAACGTGACTGATGTGGAGGAGATAAG GATGGGTTTCCACTGGCCGCCCTTCTGCACCGTATCCCATTTGCATCTCCATGTACTGGCACCAGTCAGCCATGTTGGATTTATGTCCAGACTGATTTATAGGGTGAATTCATACTGGTTTATTACA